The Antarcticibacterium flavum genome contains the following window.
CATTTCACCTTCAACCAGGGGGTGGTTTGGGATCTAAAATAATTTATGAAATTTTAAATTATACAGCAAAATGTAAATAACTGCTTTTCTGACACTGAGTTTTTTGTCTAGGTTCTATATTCTAGTACAGAGCGGTCCAGACTCTTTTAGCGGAAAACAGTGGTTCTTAAATATAGAATATAAAAAATAGGGCGCCTGAGAAATTCAGGCGCCCTATTTTTTTAATCGGGAACGATAGGTTCCGTTCTGCTTTGTTTTAATTTACATCGTCAGTATTATTGATCTCCTCCTGTACTTCCTCCTGAACCTTTTTAGCCCCGTCTTTTATTTTCTTCCCTGCTTTTTTGGTGTTGTCTTCTATATCTTCCCCTATGGCTTCAACGGCATCCTGCGTTTTTTTCTGGGTAGTTTCCCTACAGGATTGGAAAGTGGTTGCCAAACCTGCCAGCATCATTATTAAAATTACCTTTTTCATTATTTTTAGATTTAAGATTAAAAAAAGCCATCGCAAAGAAAACTTTGGGATGGCTTAAAATAAATTAAAGCAAATGACTATTGCATGTCATCATCAGCATTAAGATCATCTGTACCATCAATTTCTTCCTGTACTTCAGTTTCTGCTTCGTTGTACGTTTCTTCAGTAGTAGTTTCAATATCTGTTCCTACTTCTTCCAAAGAATCTTCTGTTCTTTCTTCAGTAGTTTCTCTACAAGAGTAAATAGATAAAGTGAAAACAGAAGCTAATAATAAAAGGGATAATTTTTTCATTTTAAAAAATGTTTGATTAGTTGAAGCAGCAAATTTAAATTAAATTTTATTTATGCAAAGGTTTCTTCTCACTTAAATACTTCCAGTAGCGTCGGGGTATATGCCGGTTATGTAATTTTAGGTTCTTCCGGGATTTGATATTCGTGCTATTAAAGTAATTTTGCCAAAGATCCTCAAATTCTATTTCAGTTGCATCAAAAACAGAGTCATTAAGAGCATCTTCATTGCTGAATTCACAATTGTCAAATGTTATAAAATTCGTAGTCTCAAGGTCAAAGAATATCCCATAATTGCGCTTTTTATCAAAAATTAACCACTTTTGGTCGGCATAACGGCTTTCAAAATGCTTCCGGATAAGTGGGAGTACATTAAAATCCGGTTCGATTTGTGCAAAGTAGATCTCATCTGCGGTAAGTTTGAATCTAACAAATGCTTCCATACGATGTTTTTCCCTGCTCACCATCTTTGCAGTCTTAGCCACCCAAAGGATCGCCGGTTCCCCGTAATCCTTTGGGCTGAAATTTTTCTTTGTAAAAGCCATTTGAGCAAATTCCAGGATCTTCATTTCCATCCCGGGGACCTCGCTTTGAAATGCAAAATATAATCTGCGGAATTCCTGCACACCCAAAATCCTAATTAAACCGCTTTTTACTCTTTCCGCCTTCAGGGAATCTGTGTATATTTCTTCTGGAGGGGAAAACATATTTGGTTGCAGGTTGTCCCTGGTGTAGATAGAGTCTACCTTCAATTTTTGTTCAAAAGCCGCGAAAATACAACAGAATAGACCTTCCAAACTGCCGTCATAGACCAGGGTTAGAATAGGTTGGTGCATATACAGGGTTTTATTAAAATAGGCTTAATTGAGGGCTTAGCTGCTGCAGGTATTTACTGCCGGAACCCTGCAAGATCTGGCCTTTGATCTTTAATGAGCTAAGATCCTGTTTCACCCACTGCGAGGAGTCACAGGTGATAAAATATTTCGCCCTGTTTAATGCCACACCAATTTTTTTAAGATGTTCCCAGTTTAATTTCCTGAAACGCCTGGCCTCAATTATCTTGTGGACAGATTTCATTCCAATGCCCGGTACCCGGGCGATCATTTCTCTACCGGCTTTATTGATATCTACAGGAAATAGGTTCCTGTTGCGCAGCGCCCAGCTTAATTTTGGATCAATATCCAAATCCAGGTTTGGGGTATCGTCGTTCAGGAGCTCTCTTACATCAAAACCATAGAACCTAAGCAGCCAGTCTGTTTGGTAGAGCCGGTTTTCTCTTAACATTGGCACCGGGCTGCCCAATGCAGGCAATCTGGAATCATCTGCTACAGGAATATAGCCGGAATAATACACCCGCTTCATCTGGTACTTTTTGTAATAATAAGTGGCAGAATACATTACATCCCTGTCACTCTCTCCCGTAGCCCCAACGATCATTTGAGTGCTTTGTCCTGCAGGGGCATATTTAGGGGTGCTTTTTATGATCTTTTGTTCACTCTTAAATTTATTGATCCCATTTTGTACCGCCAGCATTGGTTTGGTGAAATCCTCATGTTTTTTATCTGGTGCAAGTAATTTCAAACCAGATATAGTTGGGATCTCAATATTTACTGAAAGCCTGTCTGCATACAACCCCGCTTCCATCATTAATTCATCGCTAGCTCCCGGGATGGATTTTAGGTGTATGTATCCGTTGAAATTCTCTTCCAGTCTAAGTTTTTTTGCCACCTGCACCAGCCGTTCCATGGTATGGTCTGGACTTTTAAAGATGCCGGAACTCAGGAAAAGGCCTTCTATATAATTTCTTCTGTAAAAGCTCATGGTGAGATCTACCACCTCCTGAACTTTAAAAGCAGCTCTGGGAATATCATTGCTCTTTCTGGTTACGCAATAGGCACAATCAAAAATGCAGTGATTGGTAAGCAGGATCTTTAGGAGGGATACACAACGGCCATCTTCTGTGTAGCTATGGCAAATGCCCATCCCGTCACTATTG
Protein-coding sequences here:
- a CDS encoding putative DNA modification/repair radical SAM protein, with the translated sequence MSFERIKEKLNILADAAKYDISCSSSGSKRANKNKGLGNSDGMGICHSYTEDGRCVSLLKILLTNHCIFDCAYCVTRKSNDIPRAAFKVQEVVDLTMSFYRRNYIEGLFLSSGIFKSPDHTMERLVQVAKKLRLEENFNGYIHLKSIPGASDELMMEAGLYADRLSVNIEIPTISGLKLLAPDKKHEDFTKPMLAVQNGINKFKSEQKIIKSTPKYAPAGQSTQMIVGATGESDRDVMYSATYYYKKYQMKRVYYSGYIPVADDSRLPALGSPVPMLRENRLYQTDWLLRFYGFDVRELLNDDTPNLDLDIDPKLSWALRNRNLFPVDINKAGREMIARVPGIGMKSVHKIIEARRFRKLNWEHLKKIGVALNRAKYFITCDSSQWVKQDLSSLKIKGQILQGSGSKYLQQLSPQLSLF
- a CDS encoding TIGR03915 family putative DNA repair protein, producing the protein MHQPILTLVYDGSLEGLFCCIFAAFEQKLKVDSIYTRDNLQPNMFSPPEEIYTDSLKAERVKSGLIRILGVQEFRRLYFAFQSEVPGMEMKILEFAQMAFTKKNFSPKDYGEPAILWVAKTAKMVSREKHRMEAFVRFKLTADEIYFAQIEPDFNVLPLIRKHFESRYADQKWLIFDKKRNYGIFFDLETTNFITFDNCEFSNEDALNDSVFDATEIEFEDLWQNYFNSTNIKSRKNLKLHNRHIPRRYWKYLSEKKPLHK